A portion of the Pan troglodytes isolate AG18354 chromosome 10, NHGRI_mPanTro3-v2.0_pri, whole genome shotgun sequence genome contains these proteins:
- the LOC129136516 gene encoding large ribosomal subunit protein eL34-like produces the protein MVQHLTYCRRLFYNTASNKTRLSQTLGNRVVYLFTKNIGKAPKSACGMCPGRHGGVRAVRPKVLNEIVQSKEHVSRACGGSMCAKCVCDRIKHAFLIKE, from the coding sequence ATGGTCCAGCATTTGACATACTGTCGTAGGCTTTTCTACAATACAGCCTCTAACAAAACAAGGCTGTCCCAGACCCTTGGTAATAGAGTTGTTTACCTTTTTACTAAGAACATTGGGAAAGCACCAAAATCTGCATGTGGCATGTGCCCAGGCAGACATGGAGGGGTTCGTGCTGTGAGACCTAAAGTTCTTAATGAGATTGTCCAAAGCAAAGAACATGTCAGCAGGGCCTGTGGTGGTTCCATGTGTGCTAAATGTGTTTGTGACAGGATCAAACATGCTTTCCTTATTAAGGAGTAG